Proteins found in one Tamandua tetradactyla isolate mTamTet1 chromosome 3, mTamTet1.pri, whole genome shotgun sequence genomic segment:
- the GEN1 gene encoding flap endonuclease GEN homolog 1 isoform X5: MGVNDLWQILEPVKEHHCLHSLGGKTIAVDLSLWVCEAQMVKKMMGRVTKPQLRNLFFRVSFLTLMDVKLVFVMEGEPPILKADVINKRNQNRYGPSGKMRFQKTGRSHFKSVLRECLDMLNCLGIPWVQAAGEAEAMCAYLNANGYVDGCLTNDGDAFLYGAQTVYRNFTMNTKDPHVDCYKMSSVQSKLGLNRDALVGLAVLLGCDYLPKGVPGVGKEQALKLIQILKGQSLLQRFNQWNEKSCYSDPQLLVAKNLAHCSVCSHPGSPKDHEHNGCKLCESDGYCLLPDGEFCPPSEWHCTESDNQPSALENSIRKKACSCEGFPFHEVIQEFLLTKDELVKVIRDLLWKKWSGPITMHVRNCWCF, translated from the exons ATGGGAGTGAATGATTTGTGGCAGATTCTGGAGCCTGTTAAGGAACACCATTGCTTGCACAGTCTTGGTGGGAAAACCATCGCAGTTGATCTGAGCCTCTGGGTGTGTGAGGCACAGATGGTCAAAAAAATGATGGGAAGAGTCACGAAGCCCCAGCTCAG gAACTTGTTTTTTCGTGTCTCATTTTTAACACTAATGGATGTAAAACTGGTGTTCGTAATGGAAGGGGAACCCCCAATTCTGAAAGCTGATGTCATAAACAAGAGGAATCAGAATCGGTATGGGCCTTCTGGAAAAATGCGGTTTCAGAAAACTGGGAGATCACATTTTAAATCAGTCTTAAGAGAG tgccTTGATATGCTAAACTGCTTAGGAATTCCGTGGGTCCAGGCTGCAGGGGAAGCTGAAGCTATGTGTGCCTACCTCAATGCTAATGGTTATGTAGATGGCTGCCTCACCAATGATGGAGATGCTTTCCTTTATGGGGCACAGACTGTTTACAGGAATTTTACTATGAATACAAAg GACCCACATGTTGACTGTTACAAGATGTCGTCTGTCCAGAGTAAACTGGGCCTGAATAGAGATGCTCTGGTGGGACTAGCAGTTCTGCTCGGCTGTGATTACCTTCCTAAG GGAGTCCCTGGAGTTGGAAAAGAGCAAGCATTAAAACTTATACAGATTTTGAAAGGGCAAAGTTTACTTCAGAG GTTTAATCAGTGGAATGAGAAATCTTGTTACTCTGATCCACAACTGCTAGTTGCTAAAAACCTGGCTCATTGCTCTGTGTGTTCCCATCCAG GTTCACCTAAGGATCATGAGCATAATGGATGCAAATTATGTGAAAGCGATGGATATTGTTTACTGCCTGATGGTGAGTTCTGCCCTCCCAGCGAGTGGCACTGCACAGAAAGTGATAATCAACCGAGTGCACTAGAGAACAGCATTAGAAA aaaagctTGCAGTTGTGAAGGCTTCCCATTCCATGAG gTTATTCAAGAATTTCTTTTGACCAAGGATGAATTGGTGAAGGTAATCAG AGATTTACTCTGGAAAAAATGGAGTGGCCCAATCACTATGCATGTGAGAAATTGTTGGTGCTTTTGA